The stretch of DNA GCGGCAGATGCTGCACGCCCAGCGGATTTCGTGGATTGACCCCTCAAGCGGCCGGCGCCGGCACGCCGCGGCGCCCCTACCGCAAGACTTCGCTGCCTTGGCCGCCGCCTTGCGTTTGCTCTGAACCGGAAAACAAGGTGCCGAATATTTCGGAACGCGGTAAACCGCGCCGCCACTGCGAAAGGCGATCTTTAGACCTTGTGGCGAAAAGTGATTCGGCCTTTGGTCAGGTCATACGGCGAAAGTTCGACGCGCACCTTGTCCCCGGCCGTAATTCGAATGAAATGCTTTCGCATTTTCCCCGAGATGTGCGCCAGAATCTCGTGGCCGCTCTCGAGTTTAACGCGATACATCGTGGCCGGAAGCACTTTGGTGACCGTGCCATCCATTTCAATAATGTCTTCTTTGCCGCCCGGCATATGTATTTGCAAATCTCCAAATGTGGATGATTACCGCCTCTGCGTCGCATGCGCAAGGGGTTTCAGATGATTTTCAGACAGCGCAACGCCGCCGATTTCAGAGGTCACCTCGGCGTAGCTCAACCGGCGGGTCATTCAGCTTGGCAAGAAGGATTCGCACAATTTCGCGGGCGGCGTCTGGCTTGCTCAACCGACGCGCAGCCGCGCTCATTGCGGCGAGGCGGATCGGATCGTTCAGCAACTGGTCGATCTTGAAGGCGAGCGTTGTCATCTGGTTGCATTTGATCGCTGCGCCGGCCTCCAACAAATGGTCGCTGTTTCTTTCCTCCTGACCGGGTATGGGTTGAAGGATAACCATCGGCAGCCCGCAGGCCATGGCCTCAGAAAGAGTCAAGCCGCCCGGTTTGCCGACAAGAATGGTTGCCATCTTCATCCATTCATCGATTTCCCGCGTCATTCCGAGGACCCGCCACTTCAACGTTGGCGTTCGCGTGCGCAACAAGGCAGATTCAAAATGCTCCTTCACGCCCTCGTGGGAGCCGCATACGAGGACGATTTGCGCAGGGGTTTTCAGATAGCTCAAGGCGCGAACCAGATCGTGGGCCAGATCGTGGGCGATCGCTCCCAGGGAAACGAGCATCAATGGCCGGTCGGGGTCCATCCCATGTTTGGCGCACAGCGAGATCCGGTCCTTGGGTTCGAGAAAAACCGGATCGATAGGTATTCCGGTCACGGAGATTCGTTCCGGTGGCAATCCAGTCATCGACAAGTGCACGCGCGATTCCTCGATCGCGACGAAATAATGGTGAAAATGCCTGGAGAGCCACATCGCGTGGACATCGAGATCTGTGACGACGATCGCGTGCCGCGTTTCGATCCGGTCGGTGGCGAGAAGGTAAGAAATGATCTCGGCAGGCAAAAAATGGGTACATACGGTAACGTCCGGGCGAAACTTCTGAATTATCCGAACCAGCGGGCGGGTATTGAGCCGACTCAACATCAGTCGCATCCGCTCTGTTTTCCAGGGCTCGTCCAAGTTGTCGTAAAACCAGCCGATCAGCGTCGGCGCTTTGCGGATAAGCTGGAAATAAAATTTTGAATAAAATTGCCGAAAGAGTTTGTTCGTGTAGGTGAGTGCGTCAACGTTCAGGATCTCCCGGACGGAAGACTGTTCGCCAAATGCCCGCTCGAGCGCGGCCGCGGCTCGCAGATGGCCGCTTCCAGAACTGGCTGAAAGGATTAGGACCCTAAGAGACGGGCTCATAAAAACGCATCATGGCGTGAACGGATGAAAACTCAAGCGAGAGCGGATGGGTTTCGCTTCACAAACCCCTCAATTTCACTATCGTTGCGCCGCATATGCTGCTCGTGGTCGCCATCTTGGGGGTTTCCGCGTTCGCCGCGCCGCTCCTGCTACGCCGCTGCGGCCGCTGGGGCGTTTGGGCGCTCACCGCACTGCCGGCGGCCGGTTTTCTCTATTTTATCACAAAATGGCCGGCGATACAGAGTGGCACGGCGCTGGTTTCTTCCATCCGGTGGCTCCCGGCTCTCGGCCATGATCTCACGCTTCGCCTCGACGGACTTGCCTTGCTGTTTGCGGTGTTGATCTGCGGCATCGGCGCTGTGGTCGTCGCCTATTCCGGAGGATATCTCCGCGGAGACCCGGCCGCGCCACGCTTCTTTGCCTCGCTCTTTCTGTTTATGGCCTCCATGCTCGGCGTCACGCTCGCCGATGACGTCGTCGCGCTCTTCGTTTTCTGGGAATTGACGAGCTTCAGCTCCTATCTGCTCATCGGCCACCACCACGAGGAGGAGAAATCCAGAAAGGCGGCGTTGCAGGCCCTCCTGGTGACCGGTCTGGGCGGACTGTTCCTTCTGGCCGGACTCCTCATGCTGTCTGACATGGCGGGATCCACTACCTTATCGGGCATCCTCGCCTCAGGGCAACTGGCTGATCATCCTTATTTTGATCTGTCGATCGGGCTTATCCTTGTGGGCGCATTTACGAAATCGGCCCAATTCCCCTTTCACTTCTGGCTGCCCAACGCGATGGCGGCGCCCACGCCCGCGAGCGCTTATCTCCATTCGTCGACGATGGTTAAAGCGGGGGTTTATCTTCTTGCCCGACTTCGTCCCATCGGTTCGGACTCAGCCCTCTGGGATGCGCTCGTGCCAGCCATCGGCGCAGCGACCTTGTTGACCGGCGCGCTGCTTGCCTACGGACAGAAAATCCTCAAACGCCTACTTGCCTACACGACGGTCGGCGCCCTCGGCATGATGACGATGTTGCTCGGTCTCGACTCACCTACCGCAGGGAAAGCTGCCGTGGCCGTGCTCCTCGCCCATGCGCTCTACAAGGCAGCGCTGTTTCT from Kiritimatiellia bacterium encodes:
- the infA gene encoding translation initiation factor IF-1; translated protein: MPGGKEDIIEMDGTVTKVLPATMYRVKLESGHEILAHISGKMRKHFIRITAGDKVRVELSPYDLTKGRITFRHKV
- a CDS encoding glycosyltransferase; its protein translation is MSPSLRVLILSASSGSGHLRAAAALERAFGEQSSVREILNVDALTYTNKLFRQFYSKFYFQLIRKAPTLIGWFYDNLDEPWKTERMRLMLSRLNTRPLVRIIQKFRPDVTVCTHFLPAEIISYLLATDRIETRHAIVVTDLDVHAMWLSRHFHHYFVAIEESRVHLSMTGLPPERISVTGIPIDPVFLEPKDRISLCAKHGMDPDRPLMLVSLGAIAHDLAHDLVRALSYLKTPAQIVLVCGSHEGVKEHFESALLRTRTPTLKWRVLGMTREIDEWMKMATILVGKPGGLTLSEAMACGLPMVILQPIPGQEERNSDHLLEAGAAIKCNQMTTLAFKIDQLLNDPIRLAAMSAAARRLSKPDAAREIVRILLAKLNDPPVELRRGDL